A genomic region of Papaver somniferum cultivar HN1 chromosome 7, ASM357369v1, whole genome shotgun sequence contains the following coding sequences:
- the LOC113298110 gene encoding small ribosomal subunit biogenesis GTPase RsgA 1, mitochondrial-like isoform X2 has protein sequence MSTSIIPTTAKSSSSLPTICNKNVFFNNSFHIRNFNKLSSKFRVISMAAARQDVHQRRTQLNKNLLKAKDSVKELNQSSLSPVLDNNVIPQLLQNQAVGMVASAQANFMRVVVHSIGEVKEDEEGKIGVELLCVVKAVLKKIKRRVLVGDKVLVGGIDWNDKRGMIENVYQRDSEIMDPPVANVDHLLVLFSLGQPKMEAFALTRFLIEAESTGIPLTLALNKCELVDEKTRLVWESRLRGWGYEPVFCSVDTRNGLDSLYFILRDQTTVLVGPSGVGKSSLINVLRSSQQVSDASEGDNQSVNIEGSKWLEEQRVGVVSVKSGRGKHTTRHVSLLPISGGGYLADTPGFSQPTLLKATKVSLPQLFPEIRKMIGDSGPTTCSFNDCLHVGERGCVVTADWERYPYYLQLLDEIKTREEFQKRTIGTKRESDVSLILQVQSGGDGCYTSGTSSAAQKA, from the exons ATGTCAACCTCAATCATTCCAACAACAGCAAAATCCTCATCATCATTACCAACAATCTGCAACAAAAATGTCTTCTTTAACAACTCATTTCATATTAGAAACTTCAACAAATTATCCTCAAAATTCCGTGTAATTTCAATGGCAGCAGCTCGTCAAGATGTCCATCAAAGAAGAACACAACTCAATAAGAATTTACTCAAAGCAAAAGATTCAGTAAAAGAGCTTAATCAATCATCTCTATCACCGGTTCTCGATAATAATGTTATTCCCCAGTTGTTGCAAAATCAAGCTGTGGGTATGGTTGCATCAGCCCAAGCTAATTTCATGAGAGTAGTGGTCCATTCAATTGGTGaagttaaagaagatgaagaaggtaaAATTGGGGTGGAATTATTATGTGTTGTGAAAGCGGTTTTGAAGAAAATTAAGAGAAGGGTTTTAGTAGGTGATAAGGTTTTAGTTGGAGGTATTGATTGGAATGATAAAAGAGGAATGATTGAGAATGTTTATCAAAGGGATTCAGAGATTATGGACCCGCCTGTTGCTAATGTTGATCAtttattggttttgttttccttaggACAGCCTAAGATGGAAGCATTTGCACTTACTAGGTTCTTGATTGAAGCTGAATCTACTGGAATTCCTCTTACTTTAGCTTTAAACAAGTGTGAACTTGTGGACGAAAAG ACGCGGTTGGTATGGGAATCAAGGCTTCGTGGATGGGGATATGAACCAGTCTTTTGCAGTGTGGATACCAGAAATGGATTGGATTCCCTGTATTTCATCTTGAGAGACCAAACAACTGTGCTTGTAGGTCCAAGTGGTGTTGGAAAGTCTAGCCTTATTAATGTGTTGAGAAGCAGTCAACAAGTTTCAGATGCTTCAGAAGGAGATAACCAGTCTGTTAAT ATTGAAGGTAGCAAGTGGTTGGAAGAGCAACGAGTTGGTGTGGTTTCAGTTAAAAGTGGTAGAGGAAAGCATACAACACGACACGTTTCATTACTTCCAATATCCGGGGGAGGATACCTAGCTGATACACCAGGGTTCAGTCAGCCTACACTGCTGAAAGCAACAAAAGTATCGCTTCCACAATTATTCCCCGAG ATTAGAAAGATGATCGGGGATAGTGGCCCTACAACATGCTCATTCAATGACTGTCTGCATGTCGGTGAGCGGGGATGTGTGGTGACAGCAGACTGGGAAAGATATCCCTACTATCTTCAATTGCTTGATGAAATAAAAACTAGAGAAGAGTTCCAGAAAAGAACAATAGGAACCAAAAGAGAAAGCGATGTAAG TTTGATTTTGCAGGTACAAAGTGGGGGAGATGGGTGTTATACAAGTGGAACCTCGTCTGCAGCTCAAAAAGCATAG
- the LOC113298110 gene encoding small ribosomal subunit biogenesis GTPase RsgA 1, mitochondrial-like isoform X1, translating to MSTSIIPTTAKSSSSLPTICNKNVFFNNSFHIRNFNKLSSKFRVISMAAARQDVHQRRTQLNKNLLKAKDSVKELNQSSLSPVLDNNVIPQLLQNQAVGMVASAQANFMRVVVHSIGEVKEDEEGKIGVELLCVVKAVLKKIKRRVLVGDKVLVGGIDWNDKRGMIENVYQRDSEIMDPPVANVDHLLVLFSLGQPKMEAFALTRFLIEAESTGIPLTLALNKCELVDEKTRLVWESRLRGWGYEPVFCSVDTRNGLDSLYFILRDQTTVLVGPSGVGKSSLINVLRSSQQVSDASEGDNQSVNIEGSKWLEEQRVGVVSVKSGRGKHTTRHVSLLPISGGGYLADTPGFSQPTLLKATKVSLPQLFPEIRKMIGDSGPTTCSFNDCLHVGERGCVVTADWERYPYYLQLLDEIKTREEFQKRTIGTKRESDVRYKVGEMGVIQVEPRLQLKKHRRQSRKRTNQSFLNELGDDDH from the exons ATGTCAACCTCAATCATTCCAACAACAGCAAAATCCTCATCATCATTACCAACAATCTGCAACAAAAATGTCTTCTTTAACAACTCATTTCATATTAGAAACTTCAACAAATTATCCTCAAAATTCCGTGTAATTTCAATGGCAGCAGCTCGTCAAGATGTCCATCAAAGAAGAACACAACTCAATAAGAATTTACTCAAAGCAAAAGATTCAGTAAAAGAGCTTAATCAATCATCTCTATCACCGGTTCTCGATAATAATGTTATTCCCCAGTTGTTGCAAAATCAAGCTGTGGGTATGGTTGCATCAGCCCAAGCTAATTTCATGAGAGTAGTGGTCCATTCAATTGGTGaagttaaagaagatgaagaaggtaaAATTGGGGTGGAATTATTATGTGTTGTGAAAGCGGTTTTGAAGAAAATTAAGAGAAGGGTTTTAGTAGGTGATAAGGTTTTAGTTGGAGGTATTGATTGGAATGATAAAAGAGGAATGATTGAGAATGTTTATCAAAGGGATTCAGAGATTATGGACCCGCCTGTTGCTAATGTTGATCAtttattggttttgttttccttaggACAGCCTAAGATGGAAGCATTTGCACTTACTAGGTTCTTGATTGAAGCTGAATCTACTGGAATTCCTCTTACTTTAGCTTTAAACAAGTGTGAACTTGTGGACGAAAAG ACGCGGTTGGTATGGGAATCAAGGCTTCGTGGATGGGGATATGAACCAGTCTTTTGCAGTGTGGATACCAGAAATGGATTGGATTCCCTGTATTTCATCTTGAGAGACCAAACAACTGTGCTTGTAGGTCCAAGTGGTGTTGGAAAGTCTAGCCTTATTAATGTGTTGAGAAGCAGTCAACAAGTTTCAGATGCTTCAGAAGGAGATAACCAGTCTGTTAAT ATTGAAGGTAGCAAGTGGTTGGAAGAGCAACGAGTTGGTGTGGTTTCAGTTAAAAGTGGTAGAGGAAAGCATACAACACGACACGTTTCATTACTTCCAATATCCGGGGGAGGATACCTAGCTGATACACCAGGGTTCAGTCAGCCTACACTGCTGAAAGCAACAAAAGTATCGCTTCCACAATTATTCCCCGAG ATTAGAAAGATGATCGGGGATAGTGGCCCTACAACATGCTCATTCAATGACTGTCTGCATGTCGGTGAGCGGGGATGTGTGGTGACAGCAGACTGGGAAAGATATCCCTACTATCTTCAATTGCTTGATGAAATAAAAACTAGAGAAGAGTTCCAGAAAAGAACAATAGGAACCAAAAGAGAAAGCGATGTAAG GTACAAAGTGGGGGAGATGGGTGTTATACAAGTGGAACCTCGTCTGCAGCTCAAAAAGCATAGGAGGCAATCCCGGAAGCGGACAAATCAATCATTCCTAAACGAATTGGGTGATGATGATCACTGA
- the LOC113298110 gene encoding small ribosomal subunit biogenesis GTPase RsgA 1, mitochondrial-like isoform X3, which yields MSTSIIPTTAKSSSSLPTICNKNVFFNNSFHIRNFNKLSSKFRVISMAAARQDVHQRRTQLNKNLLKAKDSVKELNQSSLSPVLDNNVIPQLLQNQAVGMVASAQANFMRVVVHSIGEVKEDEEGKIGVELLCVVKAVLKKIKRRVLVGDKVLVGGQPKMEAFALTRFLIEAESTGIPLTLALNKCELVDEKTRLVWESRLRGWGYEPVFCSVDTRNGLDSLYFILRDQTTVLVGPSGVGKSSLINVLRSSQQVSDASEGDNQSVNIEGSKWLEEQRVGVVSVKSGRGKHTTRHVSLLPISGGGYLADTPGFSQPTLLKATKVSLPQLFPEIRKMIGDSGPTTCSFNDCLHVGERGCVVTADWERYPYYLQLLDEIKTREEFQKRTIGTKRESDVRYKVGEMGVIQVEPRLQLKKHRRQSRKRTNQSFLNELGDDDH from the exons ATGTCAACCTCAATCATTCCAACAACAGCAAAATCCTCATCATCATTACCAACAATCTGCAACAAAAATGTCTTCTTTAACAACTCATTTCATATTAGAAACTTCAACAAATTATCCTCAAAATTCCGTGTAATTTCAATGGCAGCAGCTCGTCAAGATGTCCATCAAAGAAGAACACAACTCAATAAGAATTTACTCAAAGCAAAAGATTCAGTAAAAGAGCTTAATCAATCATCTCTATCACCGGTTCTCGATAATAATGTTATTCCCCAGTTGTTGCAAAATCAAGCTGTGGGTATGGTTGCATCAGCCCAAGCTAATTTCATGAGAGTAGTGGTCCATTCAATTGGTGaagttaaagaagatgaagaaggtaaAATTGGGGTGGAATTATTATGTGTTGTGAAAGCGGTTTTGAAGAAAATTAAGAGAAGGGTTTTAGTAGGTGATAAGGTTTTAGTTGGAG gACAGCCTAAGATGGAAGCATTTGCACTTACTAGGTTCTTGATTGAAGCTGAATCTACTGGAATTCCTCTTACTTTAGCTTTAAACAAGTGTGAACTTGTGGACGAAAAG ACGCGGTTGGTATGGGAATCAAGGCTTCGTGGATGGGGATATGAACCAGTCTTTTGCAGTGTGGATACCAGAAATGGATTGGATTCCCTGTATTTCATCTTGAGAGACCAAACAACTGTGCTTGTAGGTCCAAGTGGTGTTGGAAAGTCTAGCCTTATTAATGTGTTGAGAAGCAGTCAACAAGTTTCAGATGCTTCAGAAGGAGATAACCAGTCTGTTAAT ATTGAAGGTAGCAAGTGGTTGGAAGAGCAACGAGTTGGTGTGGTTTCAGTTAAAAGTGGTAGAGGAAAGCATACAACACGACACGTTTCATTACTTCCAATATCCGGGGGAGGATACCTAGCTGATACACCAGGGTTCAGTCAGCCTACACTGCTGAAAGCAACAAAAGTATCGCTTCCACAATTATTCCCCGAG ATTAGAAAGATGATCGGGGATAGTGGCCCTACAACATGCTCATTCAATGACTGTCTGCATGTCGGTGAGCGGGGATGTGTGGTGACAGCAGACTGGGAAAGATATCCCTACTATCTTCAATTGCTTGATGAAATAAAAACTAGAGAAGAGTTCCAGAAAAGAACAATAGGAACCAAAAGAGAAAGCGATGTAAG GTACAAAGTGGGGGAGATGGGTGTTATACAAGTGGAACCTCGTCTGCAGCTCAAAAAGCATAGGAGGCAATCCCGGAAGCGGACAAATCAATCATTCCTAAACGAATTGGGTGATGATGATCACTGA